From Asterias amurensis chromosome 3, ASM3211899v1, a single genomic window includes:
- the LOC139935268 gene encoding uncharacterized protein — translation MAEIGSLSSAIKEMPKDEVIRRLHQSDALELLSRIPPLQGRKAAVLVPLFYKDDELHILLTVRSKHLRAHGGEVALPGGKQDETDADFKETALRESEEEVGLPQDEVEVISHLGPVFAKAGTMVVPVVGFISKDFSPVANPDEVQDIFCAPLSLFLKCDDHLGKNYGKHLVHFFNFSDGEKDYTIFGMTAFVCIIVATICFARGPDFEMSQEFDPANPIKMTELSYMRRVAIADKEINKGKL, via the coding sequence ATGGCCGAAATTGGGTCACTTTCCTCCGCCATCAAGGAGATGCCCAAAGATGAGGTGATCAGACGATTACATCAAAGCGATGCATTAGAACTGCTATCAAGAATCCCACCACTTCAAGGAAGGAAAGCTGCCGTCTTGGTGCCCTTATTCTACAAGGACGATGAACTCCATATCCTGTTGACCGTTCGATCTAAACATTTGCGAGCCCATGGTGGTGAGGTCGCATTACCAGGTGGAAAGCAAGATGAAACTGACGCAGATTTCAAAGAAACTGCCCTGAGGGAATCTGAAGAGGAAGTTGGTCTTCCTCAAGATGAGGTTGAGGTGATATCACATCTTGGTCCAGTGTTTGCGAAAGCAGGGACAATGGTTGTTCCAGTTGTTGGTTTCATCTCAAAAGATTTCAGTCCCGTAGCGAACCCTGATGAAGTTCAGGATATCTTTTGCGCTCCTTTGTCCCTTTTCTTAAAATGTGACGATCACTTAGGAAAGAACTATGGAAAACATCTCGtacattttttcaatttctctGACGGTGAGAAAGACTACACAATATTTGGGATGACTGCCTTTGTGTGTATTATTGTTGCAACCATTTGCTTCGCTAGAGGTCCTGATTTTGAGATGAGTCAAGAGTTCGACCCTGCAAATCCAATTAAAATGACTGAACTGTCATATATGAGGCGGGTTGCAATTGCagataaagaaataaataaaggcAAACTTTGA
- the LOC139934333 gene encoding uncharacterized protein isoform X1, with protein MQVQSLEPLGLDVLRLPGALVDNCPKDFSFAWDNSSNIPVNFATIKADDLTMNVAASDQTSVKPDTEFNPFLSNDKVSYTSLALLMASQNDTDIIDGTEVSSCSSFSSPMSTTYSSEPPSPFSMDSSSIASSPMTDDTSHLCFDEDTLASLLEEDANNNDPGFFEEESKTKVQRTSFAHLSPSSVSNVSGSPVDGFDFGLAVSSPSFMCTNFVASTVKSNSPVTSERPDTSSSKQSSQRKSSKAATRKPPSLNLNFASCDDSVEVSILVQPEKHHRARYLTEGSRGSVKDETQQSFPTVKLSGLADKKDNVTLHVYVASDQGKIKPHGYYQACKVTGRNTTPCKEIDVDGTTVIEIPWETADKMEMSIDCVGILKLRNADVEQRIGLARSKRKSTTVRLVFRVFIEKQDGSMLTLQQISSPICCTQPLGHPEIVKKSLTSCSVKGEEELFIIGKNFIAKHTKVKLQELCPLGKVLWEGNCEIDRALFHNTHIVCRIPPYKSQDIDRPKEVYLVVSSGPNKASELYAHPINYMPSSETERKPDSISAHSLLSNTNVPSILESREAVLSTMEKIPSKPQEVTPPCKMERQQTSFADTLRAAAQLELNHPGLLAKLALHEPNASTVLGFLSELTKTGASIADLSVLQERDESAIDGVVQTNNDVVTGNIEESVFVVEEDAFQDLPIEDVNFLLNYWCDASKLPQPSDNANDMTLNDVSSLLSL; from the exons ATGCAGGTGCAGTCCTTGGAACCTTTGGGACTGGATGTCTTGCGTTTACCGGGAGCATTAGTAGATAATTGTCCGAAAG ATTTCTCTTTTGCCTGGGATAACAGCAGTAATATTCCCGTAAATTTTGCTACCATTAAAGCCGATG ATCTTACTATGAACGTGGCCGCTTCAGACCAAACCTCAGTGAAGCCAGACACAGAATTTAACCCATTCTTGTCAAATGACAAGGTAAGTTACACAAGCTTGGCCCTTCTCATGGCCAGCCAAAATGACACTGACATCATCGATGGGACAGAGGTTAGCTCCTGTTCATCCTTCTCCTCGCCAATGTCTACTACATACTCGAGTGAACCTCCAAGTCCATTTAGCATGGACAGTTCCAGTATCGCATCATCTCCAATGACTGATGACACAAGCCATCTGTGTTTTGACGAGGACACACTTGCATCACTGTTGGAGGAAGACGCTAACAACAACGACCCAGGCTTTTTTGAAGAGGAGTctaaaacaaaagtacaaaggaCTTCCTTTGCACACTTATCTCCAAGCTCTGTGTCCAATGTATCAGGCAGTCCAGTGGACGGGTTCGACTTTGGACTTGCGGTGTCTAGCCCCAGTTTCATGTGTACGAACTTTGTGGCTTCAACTGTAAAGAGCAACTCTCCCGTAACGAGTGAAAGACCAGACACAAGCAG CTCAAAACAATCATCACAACGTAAATCTTCAAAAGCAGCCACAAGAAAACCGCCCAGCTTAAACCTTAACTTTGCAAGTTGTGATGACAGTGTGGAAGTGTCCATATTGGTTCAGCCAGAGAAACATCATAGAGCGAGATATCTTACAGAGGGTAGCAGAGGGAGTGTCAAAGATGAGACACAACAGTCGTTTCCCACCGTAAAG CTGAGTGGTTTGGCTGACAAAAAGGACAATGTGACGTTACATGTGTACGTAGCATCTGACCAAGGAAAGATCAAACCCCATGGCTACTACCAGGCATGCAAAGTAACTGGCAGAAATACAACACCATGTAAAGAGATCGATGTTGATGGAACCACCGTCATTGAGATACCGTGGGAAACGGCCGACAAAATGGAAATGAG CATTGACTGCGTGGGAATTCTCAAGCTTAGGAATGCTGATGTTGAACAGAGAATTGGACTTGCAAGATCTAAGAGGAAGAGTACTACTGTACGTCTTGTATTCAGAGTCTTCATCGAGAAACAAGATGGCTCCATGCTCACATTGCAACAAATTTCATCACCGATCTGTTGCA CCCAACCACTCGGTCATCCAGAGATAGTCAAAAAGAGCCTGACCTCATGCTCAGTCAAGGGCGAGGAGGAACTTTTCATCATCGGTAAGAACTTCATTGCCAAGCACACGAAAGTGAAGTTACAAGAACTCTGCCCACTTGGGAAGGTCCTTTGGGAAGGCAACTGTGAGATTGACAGAGCCCTCTTCCACAAT ACACACATTGTGTGTAGAATACCACCGTATAAGTCGCAGGACATTGACCGACCGAAGGAAGTGTATCTGGTTGTTAGTAGTGGGCCTAACAAAGCCAGTGAGCTATACGCTCATCCAATCAACTATATGCCATCAAGTG AAACTGAGAGGAAGCCAGATAGTATATCTGCACATTCACTCTTGAGCAATACAAATG TTCCCAGTATCCTTGAATCTCGTGAGGCTGTCTTGTCTACCATGGAGAAAATTCCCTCTAAACCACAGGAAGTAACGCCACCTTGCAAGATGGAAAGACAGCAGACGAGTTTTGCTGACACGTTAAGGGCAGCTGCTCAACTTGAGCTGAATCACCCGGGTCTTCTTGCCAAGCTAGCTCTCCATGAACCCAATGCATCCACTGTACTTG GTTTTTTATCTGAACTGACCAAGACTGGAGCTTCAATTGCTGATCTAAGTGTATTGCAAGAGCGAGACGAGTCGGCCATAGATGGCGTTGTACAGACAAATAATGATGTGGTAACTGGTAACATTGAGGAAAGTGTGTTTGTTGTAGAGGAAGATGCATTCCAGGATCTACCCATTGAAGATGTTAACTTCCTTCTTAACTATTGGTGTGATGCGTCCAAACTGCCTCAACCAAGTGATAATGCCAATGACATGACATTGAATGATG TATCGAGCTTGTTAT
- the LOC139934333 gene encoding uncharacterized protein isoform X2 gives MQVQSLEPLGLDVLRLPGALVDNCPKDFSFAWDNSSNIPVNFATIKADDLTMNVAASDQTSVKPDTEFNPFLSNDKVSYTSLALLMASQNDTDIIDGTEVSSCSSFSSPMSTTYSSEPPSPFSMDSSSIASSPMTDDTSHLCFDEDTLASLLEEDANNNDPGFFEEESKTKVQRTSFAHLSPSSVSNVSGSPVDGFDFGLAVSSPSFMCTNFVASTVKSNSPVTSERPDTSSSKQSSQRKSSKAATRKPPSLNLNFASCDDSVEVSILVQPEKHHRARYLTEGSRGSVKDETQQSFPTVKLSGLADKKDNVTLHVYVASDQGKIKPHGYYQACKVTGRNTTPCKEIDVDGTTVIEIPWETADKMEMSIDCVGILKLRNADVEQRIGLARSKRKSTTVRLVFRVFIEKQDGSMLTLQQISSPICCTQPLGHPEIVKKSLTSCSVKGEEELFIIGKNFIAKHTKVKLQELCPLGKVLWEGNCEIDRALFHNTHIVCRIPPYKSQDIDRPKEVYLVVSSGPNKASELYAHPINYMPSSETERKPDSISAHSLLSNTNVPSILESREAVLSTMEKIPSKPQEVTPPCKMERQQTSFADTLRAAAQLELNHPGLLAKLALHEPNASTVLVSSLLSL, from the exons ATGCAGGTGCAGTCCTTGGAACCTTTGGGACTGGATGTCTTGCGTTTACCGGGAGCATTAGTAGATAATTGTCCGAAAG ATTTCTCTTTTGCCTGGGATAACAGCAGTAATATTCCCGTAAATTTTGCTACCATTAAAGCCGATG ATCTTACTATGAACGTGGCCGCTTCAGACCAAACCTCAGTGAAGCCAGACACAGAATTTAACCCATTCTTGTCAAATGACAAGGTAAGTTACACAAGCTTGGCCCTTCTCATGGCCAGCCAAAATGACACTGACATCATCGATGGGACAGAGGTTAGCTCCTGTTCATCCTTCTCCTCGCCAATGTCTACTACATACTCGAGTGAACCTCCAAGTCCATTTAGCATGGACAGTTCCAGTATCGCATCATCTCCAATGACTGATGACACAAGCCATCTGTGTTTTGACGAGGACACACTTGCATCACTGTTGGAGGAAGACGCTAACAACAACGACCCAGGCTTTTTTGAAGAGGAGTctaaaacaaaagtacaaaggaCTTCCTTTGCACACTTATCTCCAAGCTCTGTGTCCAATGTATCAGGCAGTCCAGTGGACGGGTTCGACTTTGGACTTGCGGTGTCTAGCCCCAGTTTCATGTGTACGAACTTTGTGGCTTCAACTGTAAAGAGCAACTCTCCCGTAACGAGTGAAAGACCAGACACAAGCAG CTCAAAACAATCATCACAACGTAAATCTTCAAAAGCAGCCACAAGAAAACCGCCCAGCTTAAACCTTAACTTTGCAAGTTGTGATGACAGTGTGGAAGTGTCCATATTGGTTCAGCCAGAGAAACATCATAGAGCGAGATATCTTACAGAGGGTAGCAGAGGGAGTGTCAAAGATGAGACACAACAGTCGTTTCCCACCGTAAAG CTGAGTGGTTTGGCTGACAAAAAGGACAATGTGACGTTACATGTGTACGTAGCATCTGACCAAGGAAAGATCAAACCCCATGGCTACTACCAGGCATGCAAAGTAACTGGCAGAAATACAACACCATGTAAAGAGATCGATGTTGATGGAACCACCGTCATTGAGATACCGTGGGAAACGGCCGACAAAATGGAAATGAG CATTGACTGCGTGGGAATTCTCAAGCTTAGGAATGCTGATGTTGAACAGAGAATTGGACTTGCAAGATCTAAGAGGAAGAGTACTACTGTACGTCTTGTATTCAGAGTCTTCATCGAGAAACAAGATGGCTCCATGCTCACATTGCAACAAATTTCATCACCGATCTGTTGCA CCCAACCACTCGGTCATCCAGAGATAGTCAAAAAGAGCCTGACCTCATGCTCAGTCAAGGGCGAGGAGGAACTTTTCATCATCGGTAAGAACTTCATTGCCAAGCACACGAAAGTGAAGTTACAAGAACTCTGCCCACTTGGGAAGGTCCTTTGGGAAGGCAACTGTGAGATTGACAGAGCCCTCTTCCACAAT ACACACATTGTGTGTAGAATACCACCGTATAAGTCGCAGGACATTGACCGACCGAAGGAAGTGTATCTGGTTGTTAGTAGTGGGCCTAACAAAGCCAGTGAGCTATACGCTCATCCAATCAACTATATGCCATCAAGTG AAACTGAGAGGAAGCCAGATAGTATATCTGCACATTCACTCTTGAGCAATACAAATG TTCCCAGTATCCTTGAATCTCGTGAGGCTGTCTTGTCTACCATGGAGAAAATTCCCTCTAAACCACAGGAAGTAACGCCACCTTGCAAGATGGAAAGACAGCAGACGAGTTTTGCTGACACGTTAAGGGCAGCTGCTCAACTTGAGCTGAATCACCCGGGTCTTCTTGCCAAGCTAGCTCTCCATGAACCCAATGCATCCACTGTACTTG TATCGAGCTTGTTAT